One genomic region from Clostridium saccharobutylicum DSM 13864 encodes:
- the iadA gene encoding beta-aspartyl-peptidase, with protein MISIIKGCTVYAPEYLGIKDVLLAGGKIEGIYDKLNFQSDLINIEIIDGKNKILFPGFIDGHVHVIGGGGEGGYNTRTPELQMSKLTEAGITTVIGCIGTDGICRNMRSLIAKIKALKEEGISSYCYTGSYDVPVRTVTDSIKSDLMLIDEIIGVGEIALSDNRSSQPSFDSFVNLVAQTRVGGLLSSKAGIVNVHLGEGMRRLNYLFDLIDKTEIPSTQLLPTHINRNGDLFDTGLEYVQKGGLIDLTTSCDLEHLEKGELRAGDGLKKFIDKNLPIENITFSSDGNGSMPKFDDEGHLNGLGICSVSTLYREVKFAIKDRGVPIEDAIKVVTSNVSDILKLKQKGRIECGKDADLVIVDEKSLDIDVVFAKGRKMVEGGKAIVKGTFEE; from the coding sequence ATGATTTCAATAATTAAGGGCTGTACTGTATATGCGCCTGAATACCTTGGGATAAAGGATGTTTTATTAGCTGGAGGAAAGATTGAGGGGATTTATGATAAATTGAATTTTCAAAGTGATCTGATTAATATTGAGATTATTGACGGAAAAAATAAAATATTATTTCCGGGGTTTATAGATGGCCATGTCCATGTTATTGGTGGTGGTGGTGAAGGTGGATATAACACTAGAACGCCTGAATTGCAGATGTCTAAACTAACAGAAGCAGGAATTACTACAGTTATTGGATGTATAGGAACTGATGGGATATGTAGAAACATGAGGTCATTAATAGCTAAAATTAAGGCTTTGAAAGAAGAAGGTATATCATCATATTGTTATACTGGTTCTTATGATGTTCCAGTAAGGACAGTTACAGATTCCATTAAAAGTGATTTGATGCTTATTGATGAAATAATAGGAGTTGGAGAAATTGCACTTTCAGATAACAGAAGTTCTCAACCAAGCTTTGATAGTTTTGTTAATTTAGTTGCTCAAACTAGAGTAGGAGGATTGCTATCAAGTAAAGCTGGAATTGTTAATGTACATTTAGGGGAAGGCATGAGAAGACTAAATTATTTATTTGATTTGATAGATAAGACTGAAATACCATCAACTCAATTGTTGCCAACACATATAAATAGAAATGGTGATTTATTTGATACTGGATTGGAATATGTTCAAAAAGGTGGATTAATAGACTTAACAACAAGTTGTGACTTAGAACATTTAGAGAAAGGCGAACTAAGAGCAGGGGATGGACTGAAAAAATTTATAGATAAAAATTTACCTATAGAAAATATAACATTTTCTTCTGATGGAAATGGCAGCATGCCAAAGTTTGATGATGAAGGACATTTGAATGGATTAGGAATTTGTTCTGTATCAACATTGTATAGAGAAGTTAAATTTGCAATTAAGGATAGAGGAGTTCCTATAGAAGATGCTATTAAAGTTGTTACTTCAAATGTATCAGATATATTAAAGCTTAAACAAAAGGGAAGAATAGAATGTGGCAAAGATGCAGATTTAGTTATAGTGGATGAAAAATCTTTAGATATAGATGTTGTTTTTGCAAAAGGAAGAAAGATGGTTGAAGGTGGAAAAGCAATTGTTAAAGGAACCTTTGAAGAATAA
- the buk gene encoding butyrate kinase, producing MSYKLLIINPGSTSTKIGVYENEKELFEETLRHTNEEIKRYDTIYDQFGFRKDVILKVLSEKNFDLKTLSAVVGRGGMLKPVEGGTYAVNDAMVEDLKVGVQGPHASNLGGILARSIGDELKIPSFIVDPVVTDELADVARLSGTPDIPRKSKFHALNQKAVAKRYGKESGKGYENLNLVVVHMGGGVSVGAHNHGKVVDVNNALDGDGPFSPERAGSVPAGDLIKMCFSGKYSESEVYTKVVGKGGFVGYLNTNDVKGTIDKMEAGDKECEKIYKAFLYQITKAIGEMSAALNGKVDQIILTGGIAYSPTLVPDLKSNVEWIAPVTVYPGEDELLALAQGAIRVLDGEEEAKVY from the coding sequence ATGTCATATAAATTATTAATAATTAATCCAGGCTCAACATCAACAAAGATTGGTGTTTATGAAAATGAGAAGGAATTGTTTGAAGAAACATTAAGACATACAAATGAAGAAATAAAGAGATATGATACAATATATGATCAATTTGGATTCAGAAAAGATGTTATTTTAAAAGTTCTTTCAGAAAAGAATTTTGATTTAAAGACTTTAAGTGCAGTTGTTGGTAGAGGTGGAATGCTTAAACCAGTAGAAGGCGGAACTTATGCTGTTAATGACGCTATGGTTGAAGATTTAAAAGTTGGGGTTCAAGGTCCACATGCTTCAAACCTTGGCGGAATCCTTGCAAGATCAATCGGAGATGAATTAAAAATACCTTCATTTATAGTAGACCCAGTTGTTACTGATGAATTAGCAGATGTAGCTAGATTATCAGGAACTCCAGATATTCCAAGAAAGAGTAAATTCCATGCTTTAAATCAAAAGGCAGTTGCTAAGAGATATGGTAAGGAAAGTGGAAAAGGATATGAAAATTTAAATCTTGTTGTTGTTCACATGGGTGGAGGAGTTTCAGTTGGAGCTCATAATCATGGAAAAGTTGTAGATGTGAACAATGCTTTAGATGGAGATGGTCCATTTTCACCAGAAAGAGCTGGTTCAGTACCTGCTGGAGATTTAATAAAGATGTGTTTCAGCGGAAAGTATAGTGAATCAGAAGTATACACTAAAGTTGTAGGTAAGGGCGGATTCGTAGGATACCTTAATACAAATGATGTTAAAGGAACTATAGACAAAATGGAAGCAGGAGATAAAGAATGTGAAAAAATTTATAAAGCATTCCTTTATCAAATAACAAAAGCAATTGGAGAAATGTCAGCTGCATTAAATGGTAAGGTTGATCAAATAATACTTACTGGTGGAATTGCATATTCACCAACATTAGTTCCAGATTTAAAATCAAATGTTGAATGGATAGCTCCAGTTACAGTATATCCAGGAGAAGATGAATTATTAGCTTTAGCTCAAGGTGCTATAAGAGTTCTTGATGGAGAAGAAGAAGCTAAAGTATATTAG
- the cdaA gene encoding diadenylate cyclase CdaA, with protein MNELLSILVKSLSNISLWSIADILVVSYIFYKGYMLIKETRAEQLLKGIILLIVLIPISYLLKLDMLYFILNKTLTIGVLSIIIIFQPEIRRALEHLGRSAFDDVHYQNDRESLKKVINEITTAVENLAETKTGALIVMEQKTGLKEVISAGTLLDANITSNLLENIFVVNTPLHDGATIIRNNRILASGCVLPLTSNTNINKKLGTRHRAAIGLSEVSDAIIIIVSEETGIVSLAINGKITRGYDKERLTKILIRIIEGRSKKKVQTAGERVKSWLRLRTQR; from the coding sequence GTGAATGAACTTTTATCAATATTAGTAAAAAGTTTGTCTAATATCTCATTATGGTCTATAGCAGATATTTTAGTGGTATCATACATATTTTATAAGGGTTATATGTTAATAAAAGAAACTAGAGCAGAACAATTATTAAAGGGAATAATATTACTCATAGTTTTAATTCCAATAAGTTATTTATTAAAGTTAGATATGTTATATTTTATATTAAATAAAACGTTAACTATTGGAGTATTATCTATAATTATAATTTTTCAACCTGAGATTAGAAGAGCATTGGAACATTTAGGTAGATCAGCTTTTGATGATGTACATTATCAGAATGATAGAGAGAGCTTAAAGAAAGTAATTAATGAAATCACAACTGCAGTTGAAAATTTAGCAGAAACTAAAACTGGAGCATTAATTGTAATGGAACAAAAAACAGGTCTTAAGGAAGTAATTAGTGCAGGGACTTTATTAGATGCTAACATAACCTCGAACCTTTTAGAAAACATATTTGTAGTAAACACACCACTTCATGATGGAGCAACAATAATAAGAAATAATAGAATTTTAGCTTCAGGTTGTGTACTACCATTAACAAGTAATACTAATATCAATAAGAAATTGGGAACAAGACATAGAGCAGCTATTGGGTTATCAGAAGTATCTGATGCCATAATTATAATTGTATCAGAAGAAACAGGAATAGTTTCTTTGGCCATTAATGGAAAGATAACAAGAGGATATGATAAAGAAAGATTAACAAAGATATTGATACGAATAATAGAAGGTAGAAGTAAGAAAAAAGTACAAACGGCTGGAGAGAGGGTGAAGTCATGGTTAAGACTAAGGACTCAACGTTAA
- a CDS encoding cell wall hydrolase, protein MKKTCSIFVTALILYLSVINFNPASAQASEACSETNSVPLNQEIDKNYSKVNIEYTSQSNNKENNEVLEVFSHDTQQLYITREDIELMAKLVSAESIGEPYKGKIAVASVVLNRAINPNFPNTIRGVIFQKNAFSCVKNGNINAVANQDCYNAVYDAIKGADPTNDALFFYNPSISTCNWMKQTPKVNQTTIGHHTFFKVKA, encoded by the coding sequence ATGAAAAAGACATGTAGTATTTTTGTAACTGCTTTAATACTATATCTTTCCGTTATTAATTTTAATCCAGCTTCTGCCCAGGCTTCAGAAGCTTGTAGTGAAACTAACAGTGTACCTTTAAATCAAGAAATTGATAAAAATTATTCAAAAGTGAATATAGAATATACATCACAATCTAATAATAAAGAAAATAATGAAGTTTTGGAAGTTTTTAGTCACGATACTCAACAATTGTATATAACGAGAGAAGATATAGAATTAATGGCAAAACTGGTCTCTGCCGAAAGCATTGGTGAACCATATAAAGGAAAGATAGCAGTGGCTTCTGTAGTGCTAAACCGTGCTATTAATCCAAATTTTCCAAATACTATTCGTGGAGTAATATTCCAAAAAAATGCATTTTCATGCGTTAAAAACGGAAACATAAATGCTGTCGCAAATCAAGATTGCTATAACGCAGTATATGATGCAATTAAAGGTGCTGACCCTACTAATGATGCTTTGTTTTTTTATAATCCAAGTATATCAACCTGTAATTGGATGAAACAAACACCAAAAGTTAATCAAACAACTATAGGGCATCACACATTTTTTAAAGTAAAAGCTTAA
- the ptb gene encoding phosphate butyryltransferase encodes MSKSFDDLLSRLKEIPTKKVAVAVAQDEPVLEAIKKASEMNIAQAILVGDKKEIQEIAKKIDLDLSNYEIMDVKDPKKATLEAVKLVSSGHADMLMKGLVDTATFLRSVLNKEVGLRTGKLMSHVAVFEIEGWERLFFLTDVAFNTYPELKDKVGIINNAVSVAHACGIDVPKVASVCPVEVVNPGMPSTLDAALLGKMSDRGQLKGCIVDGPFALDNAISEEAAHHKGVTGPVAGKADILLLPTIETGNVMYKTLTYFAKSKNGGILVGTSAPVILTSRADSFETKVNSIALAALVAAKNK; translated from the coding sequence ATGAGTAAAAGTTTTGATGATTTACTATCAAGATTAAAGGAAATTCCAACAAAGAAAGTTGCAGTAGCAGTAGCTCAAGATGAACCTGTATTAGAAGCGATAAAGAAAGCTTCAGAAATGAATATAGCTCAAGCAATATTAGTCGGTGATAAGAAAGAAATACAAGAGATAGCAAAGAAAATAGATTTAGATTTATCAAATTATGAAATAATGGATGTTAAAGATCCAAAGAAAGCTACATTAGAAGCAGTTAAATTAGTATCAAGTGGACACGCTGATATGTTAATGAAAGGATTAGTAGATACAGCTACATTTCTAAGAAGCGTATTAAATAAAGAAGTAGGACTTAGAACTGGAAAATTAATGTCACATGTAGCTGTTTTTGAAATAGAAGGATGGGAGAGATTATTCTTCTTAACAGATGTAGCATTTAATACATATCCAGAATTAAAGGATAAAGTAGGCATAATAAATAATGCGGTTTCAGTTGCACATGCATGTGGAATAGATGTTCCAAAGGTAGCATCAGTATGTCCAGTTGAAGTAGTAAATCCAGGAATGCCATCAACACTTGATGCAGCATTATTAGGAAAAATGTCTGATAGAGGACAATTAAAAGGATGTATAGTTGATGGACCATTTGCTTTAGATAATGCAATATCAGAAGAAGCAGCTCATCATAAAGGTGTTACTGGTCCAGTTGCTGGTAAGGCAGATATATTATTATTACCAACTATAGAAACAGGAAATGTAATGTATAAGACTTTAACATATTTTGCAAAATCAAAAAATGGTGGAATATTAGTAGGTACATCAGCTCCAGTTATCTTAACTTCAAGAGCGGACTCATTTGAAACAAAAGTTAATTCAATTGCTTTAGCAGCATTAGTTGCAGCAAAAAATAAATAA
- a CDS encoding HD domain-containing protein, with product MERFNYILNDEKYIDYLKRNKKFEENRRFCRHNLEHFLDVARIAQEINLEENLGFKKEIIYTTAILHDIGKSFQYENGTPHEIASWEIAKEILENYNFNEEEIELIEQGVLGHRNKLSDGFSLLIYRADKLSRLCISCNAIDECKWSNEKKNFKIYY from the coding sequence ATGGAAAGATTTAATTATATTTTGAATGATGAAAAATACATAGATTATTTGAAAAGAAATAAAAAATTTGAAGAGAATAGAAGATTTTGTAGACATAATCTTGAACATTTTTTAGATGTTGCGAGGATTGCTCAAGAGATAAATTTAGAAGAAAATTTAGGATTTAAAAAAGAAATTATATATACCACTGCAATTTTGCATGATATAGGAAAGTCATTTCAATATGAAAATGGAACACCACATGAAATAGCGTCTTGGGAAATTGCAAAAGAAATTTTAGAAAATTATAATTTTAATGAAGAAGAAATTGAGTTGATAGAACAGGGAGTACTAGGTCATAGGAATAAATTAAGTGATGGATTTTCATTACTTATATATAGAGCAGATAAATTATCTAGATTATGTATTTCTTGTAATGCTATAGATGAATGCAAGTGGAGCAATGAGAAGAAGAACTTCAAAATATATTATTAG
- a CDS encoding NAD(P)/FAD-dependent oxidoreductase, translating to MPIRINNINLSIDDEFEVLEKKICKKLKVSKDNINKIEIIKKSTDARKKNDIKFNYCVDVICDNEKKILSKLHDKDVKIEEVKEIEQVVKGNEELKSRPVVIGFGPAGIFAALTLARQGYKPVVYERGEDVDNRTKSVEKFWNEGKLNLESNVQFGEGGAGTFSDGKLTTRIKDLRCKFVLDEFVKAGAPEEIKYESKAHVGTDLLKGVVKNIREEIKSLGGEVHFNSKLEKIEFENDKLKSIIVNGKKSNCEALILAIGHSSRDTYEMLCEEGVSMEAKAFAIGVRIEHPQELINISQYGENHNHSKLHAADYRLTYQSERLKRGVYSFCMCPGGVVVAAASEDGRLVSNGMSYHARNLENANSALVVTVSPEDFEGTSPLRGMEFQRHYESLAFKLGGGNYKAPVQLVGDFMKDRPSTKLGKVTPSYTAGYEFRELKECLPSYVIEALKEGIVNFDKKINGYGNDDAVLTGIETRTSAPVRIHRNETLESTNVSGLYPTGEGAGFAGGIISAAVDGIKVAEYIIKKFDLPRN from the coding sequence ATGCCTATAAGAATAAATAATATAAATTTGAGTATAGACGATGAATTTGAAGTTTTAGAGAAAAAGATTTGTAAAAAATTAAAAGTATCTAAAGATAATATTAATAAGATAGAAATTATAAAAAAAAGTACTGATGCAAGAAAGAAGAATGATATAAAATTTAATTATTGTGTAGATGTAATTTGTGATAATGAGAAGAAAATACTTTCTAAATTGCATGATAAAGATGTAAAAATTGAAGAGGTTAAGGAAATAGAACAAGTAGTTAAAGGAAATGAGGAATTAAAATCTAGACCAGTGGTTATAGGGTTTGGTCCGGCTGGAATCTTTGCAGCGTTAACTTTAGCAAGGCAAGGATATAAACCAGTTGTGTATGAACGCGGGGAAGATGTTGATAACAGAACTAAGTCTGTGGAAAAGTTCTGGAATGAAGGAAAGTTAAATCTTGAATCAAATGTTCAATTTGGAGAAGGTGGAGCTGGTACATTTTCAGATGGAAAATTAACTACAAGAATTAAGGATCTTAGATGCAAATTTGTATTAGATGAATTTGTAAAAGCAGGAGCACCGGAAGAAATCAAATATGAAAGTAAGGCACATGTGGGTACTGATCTTTTAAAGGGTGTAGTTAAAAATATAAGAGAAGAAATTAAAAGTCTTGGCGGAGAAGTGCATTTTAATTCTAAGTTAGAAAAAATAGAATTTGAAAATGATAAATTAAAGAGCATAATTGTTAACGGAAAGAAAAGTAATTGTGAAGCATTGATTCTTGCAATAGGACACAGTTCTAGAGATACATATGAGATGCTATGTGAAGAAGGGGTTTCAATGGAAGCTAAGGCATTTGCTATAGGAGTGAGAATTGAGCATCCTCAAGAATTAATAAACATAAGCCAATATGGAGAAAATCATAATCATTCTAAGTTACATGCTGCTGATTATAGATTAACTTATCAAAGTGAAAGATTAAAAAGGGGAGTATATTCTTTCTGTATGTGTCCAGGTGGAGTTGTTGTTGCAGCTGCTTCAGAAGATGGAAGACTTGTTTCTAATGGTATGAGTTATCATGCAAGAAATTTAGAAAATGCTAATTCGGCATTAGTTGTAACTGTTTCACCAGAAGATTTTGAAGGAACATCACCACTTAGAGGGATGGAATTTCAAAGACATTATGAAAGTTTAGCATTTAAATTAGGTGGAGGAAATTATAAAGCGCCAGTACAGCTAGTTGGAGATTTCATGAAAGATAGACCATCAACGAAATTAGGAAAAGTAACTCCAAGTTATACAGCTGGATATGAATTTAGAGAATTAAAAGAATGTTTACCAAGTTATGTAATAGAAGCTCTTAAAGAAGGCATTGTAAATTTTGATAAAAAGATAAACGGATATGGAAATGATGATGCAGTTTTAACAGGAATAGAAACTAGAACATCAGCACCAGTTAGAATTCATAGAAATGAAACCCTAGAAAGTACCAATGTAAGTGGATTATATCCAACAGGTGAAGGGGCAGGTTTTGCAGGAGGAATAATTTCTGCAGCTGTTGATGGAATAAAGGTAGCAGAGTACATAATTAAAAAGTTTGATTTACCTAGAAATTAA
- a CDS encoding AIM24 family protein has product MRSSLNFTNKLNMLAQMEYDSKFQILEYESLDGATDVETAFGLNIIRKNGIKLKQVRIILENSAVRLETGALSYMKGDIEIKNKLGGVLELGKKLISSKLTGETVFKPIYKGTGEIFLEPSFGHFALIELEDDEIIIDDGMFFACEEGIEIDVTMQKNISSAVLGNEGLCQTRLEGSGIVVIKIPVPESEIFKCVLINDTLKVDGNFVILRTGNIEFSVEKSSKSIVDSLTNGEGLVNVYRGSGEVWLMPTKSIYKDLHMSRVTNSTKLQDTNDEEI; this is encoded by the coding sequence ATGAGAAGTTCATTAAATTTTACAAATAAATTAAATATGCTAGCTCAGATGGAATATGATTCTAAATTTCAAATTTTAGAATATGAAAGCTTAGATGGAGCTACAGATGTTGAGACTGCTTTTGGACTAAATATCATTAGAAAAAACGGAATAAAGTTGAAGCAAGTAAGGATAATTCTTGAGAATAGTGCAGTGAGATTAGAAACAGGTGCTTTGAGTTATATGAAAGGTGATATAGAAATAAAGAATAAATTAGGAGGGGTATTAGAATTAGGTAAGAAACTAATATCGAGTAAATTGACAGGAGAAACTGTATTTAAACCAATTTACAAAGGCACTGGAGAAATATTTCTAGAACCGTCTTTCGGACATTTTGCATTAATAGAATTAGAAGATGATGAAATAATTATTGATGATGGAATGTTTTTTGCATGTGAAGAAGGTATAGAAATTGACGTAACTATGCAAAAGAATATTTCATCTGCAGTATTAGGAAATGAAGGGCTTTGTCAGACCAGATTAGAAGGCAGTGGAATTGTTGTGATTAAGATTCCAGTTCCAGAAAGTGAAATATTTAAGTGTGTACTTATTAATGATACATTAAAAGTTGACGGGAATTTTGTAATTCTAAGGACTGGCAATATTGAATTTTCAGTAGAAAAATCGTCAAAGTCTATTGTTGATTCTTTGACTAATGGAGAAGGTTTGGTTAATGTATATAGGGGGTCAGGAGAAGTTTGGCTTATGCCTACTAAAAGTATATATAAAGATTTACATATGAGTAGAGTTACTAATTCAACAAAATTACAGGATACAAATGATGAAGAAATATAG
- the folK gene encoding 2-amino-4-hydroxy-6-hydroxymethyldihydropteridine diphosphokinase — protein MDKMYIKDLELFGYHGVFEEEKRLGQKFIISLELDLDLKFAARTGDLTKSVHYGELCEKVENEFLKESYDLIETAALNLADFILNEYKIINGVKVFLKKPWAPVKKHLDTVEIMIERKRHKAYIGLGSNIGNKEKNLNDAIHKISEQKNIIITKKSTFIVTEPWGYLDQEEFVNGVVEIETTLEPEELMDLLLKIELELKRERLIKWGPRTIDLDILMYDDLISNDEKIILPHPRMHEREFVLKPLNEIAPYLLHPILNKRVFTLLEEIQK, from the coding sequence TTGGATAAGATGTATATAAAAGATTTAGAATTATTTGGATACCATGGAGTTTTTGAAGAAGAGAAGAGATTAGGTCAAAAATTTATAATATCCTTAGAATTAGATTTAGATTTGAAATTTGCAGCAAGAACTGGAGATTTAACAAAATCAGTTCATTATGGAGAGTTATGCGAAAAGGTAGAAAATGAATTTTTAAAGGAAAGCTATGATCTTATAGAAACAGCAGCTTTAAATTTAGCAGATTTTATTTTAAATGAGTATAAGATAATAAATGGAGTGAAAGTGTTTCTTAAAAAACCATGGGCACCTGTAAAAAAACACTTAGATACTGTAGAAATAATGATAGAAAGAAAAAGACATAAGGCATATATAGGGCTAGGATCAAATATAGGGAACAAGGAAAAAAATCTAAATGATGCAATACATAAAATATCAGAGCAAAAGAATATAATAATAACAAAGAAATCCACGTTCATTGTGACAGAACCATGGGGATATTTAGATCAAGAAGAATTCGTAAATGGGGTTGTAGAAATTGAAACAACACTAGAACCAGAAGAACTTATGGATTTGTTACTTAAAATTGAATTGGAACTTAAGAGAGAACGATTAATAAAATGGGGACCTAGAACCATTGATTTGGATATACTGATGTATGATGATTTGATTTCAAATGATGAAAAAATAATATTGCCGCATCCAAGAATGCATGAAAGGGAATTTGTTTTAAAACCATTAAATGAAATAGCACCATATCTTCTACATCCTATATTAAACAAGAGAGTGTTTACATTATTAGAGGAAATTCAAAAATAG
- a CDS encoding CdaR family protein — MVKTKDSTLIVKLICLLLSFGLWLYISNVENPVRTYEIKNIPVELINEDYLTGSKFAIVNKEQYTVDLKLEGPSSEVIKVKKEDFKVVADMSAYALKSGENTIPVQIVSYPENISVKNSGFLGVKVDLEELVKKDFAIKSKVKVNYKENIYEKQEFISPEKVTVTGGKSSVDKINEAVLMGEAKNVDKNTKNTYDIKFLDSNGNEVTDVEPDNKTAQLSILVTNGKSVPINLKTTGTMKSEVTLDGYELSKNYVNIVSANSDILNNIQAIDTEPVDISSLQSDSEVDAKLKVPDGISLLDGDSTIKVKFKVKKQEKSVDSITKNIDCKIQYKNLSETLNLESSTATATVTLTGTQQVLDNVTASNINAVIDLSKVTQEGSFEYTPDVTIVNTDNVSVANVGTVKVVVKKKT, encoded by the coding sequence ATGGTTAAGACTAAGGACTCAACGTTAATAGTTAAACTTATTTGTTTATTGTTATCATTTGGACTATGGCTATATATTTCAAATGTTGAAAATCCAGTTAGGACTTATGAAATTAAAAATATTCCTGTAGAATTAATAAATGAGGACTATTTAACAGGTTCAAAGTTCGCTATTGTGAATAAGGAACAATATACTGTTGATCTAAAATTGGAAGGTCCATCAAGTGAAGTAATTAAAGTTAAAAAGGAAGATTTTAAAGTAGTAGCAGATATGTCAGCTTATGCCCTTAAAAGTGGTGAAAATACAATACCTGTTCAGATAGTTAGTTATCCTGAAAATATCAGCGTTAAAAATAGTGGATTTTTAGGAGTAAAGGTTGATTTAGAAGAGTTGGTTAAGAAAGATTTTGCCATAAAATCAAAAGTTAAAGTTAATTATAAAGAAAATATATATGAAAAGCAAGAATTTATAAGTCCTGAAAAAGTAACAGTAACTGGTGGAAAGAGTTCTGTTGATAAGATTAATGAAGCCGTTTTAATGGGAGAAGCAAAAAATGTAGACAAGAATACGAAGAATACATATGATATAAAATTTTTGGATTCTAATGGAAATGAAGTGACGGATGTTGAACCGGATAATAAAACAGCTCAATTATCAATTTTGGTAACAAACGGGAAAAGCGTACCAATTAATTTAAAAACCACAGGAACTATGAAATCAGAAGTTACGTTAGATGGATATGAATTAAGTAAAAATTATGTGAACATAGTAAGTGCTAATAGTGATATTTTAAATAATATACAAGCAATAGATACAGAACCAGTTGATATATCTTCATTGCAATCTGATAGTGAAGTAGATGCAAAACTTAAAGTTCCAGATGGAATTTCATTATTAGATGGAGATAGTACTATTAAGGTTAAATTTAAGGTGAAAAAACAAGAAAAATCAGTTGATAGCATAACTAAGAATATAGACTGTAAGATACAATATAAAAATTTAAGTGAAACTTTAAATTTAGAGAGTTCAACAGCAACAGCAACAGTTACTTTAACGGGTACTCAACAAGTATTAGACAATGTTACAGCAAGTAATATAAATGCTGTAATTGATTTATCAAAGGTGACTCAAGAAGGAAGTTTTGAATATACACCTGATGTGACGATTGTTAATACAGATAATGTATCGGTGGCAAATGTTGGAACAGTGAAAGTAGTAGTTAAAAAGAAAACTTAA
- the folP gene encoding dihydropteroate synthase, with the protein MKIGNKEFKIGERTYIMAILNFTPDSFSDGGKFNTVDIAIEHVRKMIEDGADIIDVGGESTRPGYTLISDEEEIERVVPIIKAIKENFDICVSIDTYKARVAEKALESGADLINDIWGFKKDKDMAKVAAKYNVPCCLMHNRENKEYKDLMEDVLDDLRECIKIAKEAGVKDENIILDPGIGFGKTYEQNLETMNNLEKFKELGYPILLGTSRKSMIGLTLDLPVEERVEGTIATTVIGIMKDACDFVRVHDVLENARAAKMTDAIVRR; encoded by the coding sequence ATGAAAATAGGCAATAAAGAATTTAAAATTGGTGAAAGAACATATATTATGGCGATATTGAATTTTACTCCAGATTCATTTTCAGATGGGGGAAAATTTAATACAGTGGATATTGCTATAGAACATGTGAGAAAGATGATAGAGGATGGAGCAGATATAATAGATGTAGGGGGAGAGTCAACTAGGCCAGGTTATACATTAATAAGTGATGAGGAAGAGATAGAAAGAGTCGTACCAATAATAAAAGCTATAAAAGAAAATTTTGATATTTGCGTATCGATAGATACATATAAAGCTAGAGTAGCTGAAAAAGCATTAGAATCAGGTGCTGATCTTATTAATGATATATGGGGATTTAAAAAAGATAAGGACATGGCAAAGGTTGCAGCAAAATACAATGTACCTTGTTGTTTAATGCATAATAGAGAGAATAAAGAATATAAAGATTTGATGGAAGATGTATTGGATGATTTAAGGGAATGTATAAAAATTGCTAAAGAAGCTGGAGTAAAGGATGAAAATATAATACTAGATCCGGGTATAGGATTTGGTAAAACTTATGAGCAGAATTTAGAAACTATGAATAACTTAGAGAAATTTAAAGAACTAGGATATCCAATACTACTTGGAACATCAAGAAAATCAATGATTGGTCTTACTCTAGATTTACCAGTAGAGGAAAGAGTAGAAGGAACTATAGCTACAACTGTTATTGGAATAATGAAGGATGCTTGTGATTTTGTCAGAGTTCATGATGTATTAGAAAATGCAAGAGCAGCAAAGATGACTGATGCAATTGTAAGAAGATAG